The Zea mays cultivar B73 chromosome 7, Zm-B73-REFERENCE-NAM-5.0, whole genome shotgun sequence DNA segment CTGCCTCGGTGGAACCGGTCCAAGGCACCTAAACCATTCACTAGTCGTCATCAGTCACAAGGAAGCCACTAACGACGATGATGATCCCCCAATGCTCATGACTATCCCGGATCGAACGGGACACTGAAACGCTCTTGGTGCACTGACTGCAGATGAGGAGAAATGGGTGTTtttttttgatttttttttttACCTTTCCAGCACCAGCAAGAGAGCAGCATCCTTGTTGCACCCATCGCAAGAGGTCGagctcgaggtcgaggtcgagctcTCGACGACGCGGTCCTCGAATATGTGCGTCATCCTGGGGTTGGGCCCGCGGGCGATGACGCAGGTGTAGTCCTCGCCGGCCAGCTCCTCCTCCACCTCGCTCCTCCGCCTTGCCAGCCGCGCCGGCGACCGCTGCACGGGGGAGAGCAGCGCCAGCTGGGCCTCCCTGTTCTTCACGCCGAACTcgatcggcggcggcggcggcagctgcACCCGGAGCCGCGTCCCGCGGAGCACCCTGCGCCCGTTCCTCAACAAGGACCCCCGCTCGTcggcctcctccgccaccagcacGCCCGCCAGGCCCGCCGCGCCCGGGCTACCgccggagcggagcggggccctgGACAGCAGCTCGGGCGCGGAGGCGGCGGGGCTCGTCGTCATCGGGGACTCCGCGAAGAGGCTCGGGACTGACCTCGTGGAGAGGAGCCGAGAGGCCGGCCTGGCGCTGCAGGCGCCGCCCTCGGCGACCTTGGCTGTGGGACTGGGACGCGAGGCGGGCGCTGCGGGATCGCCGCGCCCCGTCGCGGCCGCAGCTCTTCCTGCTGACGCTTTCTTCAGCATTGCGGGCGAGAAACCGGAGCCCGAGCCTCTGATCCGATGAACTTCAGCCGAGCGAGCCTGATCGACCCGATCGATCTACGCAGAGTAGTAGCTAGAAACAGCAAGATGTGTGGGACGAAACGG contains these protein-coding regions:
- the LOC103631998 gene encoding FCS-Like Zinc finger 8 isoform X1; amino-acid sequence: MLKKASAGRAAAATGRGDPAAPASRPSPTAKVAEGGACSARPASRLLSTRSVPSLFAESPMTTSPAASAPELLSRAPLRSGGSPGAAGLAGVLVAEEADERGSLLRNGRRVLRGTRLRVQLPPPPPIEFGVKNREAQLALLSPVQRSPARLARRRSEVEEELAGEDYTCVIARGPNPRMTHIFEDRVVESSTSTSSSTSCDGCNKDAALLLVLESSTWCCLCLLDGLRQQLCLFGLPEATASSASTNGRRCLAANGLAASGR
- the LOC103631998 gene encoding FCS-Like Zinc finger 8 isoform X2, with product MLKKASAGRAAAATGRGDPAAPASRPSPTAKVAEGGACSARPASRLLSTRSVPSLFAESPMTTSPAASAPELLSRAPLRSGGSPGAAGLAGVLVAEEADERGSLLRNGRRVLRGTRLRVQLPPPPPIEFGVKNREAQLALLSPVQRSPARLARRRSEVEEELAGEDYTCVIARGPNPRMTHIFEDRVVESSTSTSSSTSCDGCNKDAALLLVLERGDSEFCIDQRKALFGGERAGGERAVTN